In Cololabis saira isolate AMF1-May2022 chromosome 1, fColSai1.1, whole genome shotgun sequence, the following proteins share a genomic window:
- the g3bp2a gene encoding ras GTPase-activating protein-binding protein 2 isoform X3 translates to MVMEKPSPLLVGREFVRQYYTLLNKAPDFLHRFYGRNSSYVHGGLDPSGKLAEAVYGQAEIHKKVMSLQFSECHTKIRHVDAHATLSDGVVVQVLGELSNNGQPMRKFMQTFVLAPEGSVANKFYVHNDIFRYEDEVFGDSEAELDEESEEEVEEEPEERQPSPEPIQESPNSSYYEAHPVTNGVEEPMEEPAPEPEPEPEPEPKVEEIKPEVDEKGMDEMEEKAPSPAPVESPPHTQEPPKPRVEAKSDTQTAPLRPRDQRTRDRPTFTQRGPRPDGVASSDTQSGKPHLSFVNKGGRDSETGDIDSRRIVRYPDSHQLFVGNLPHDIDEIELKEFFMTYGNVVELRINTKGVGGKLPNFGFVVFDDSDPVQKILGAKVEGPIMFRGEVRLNVEEKKTRAVRERETRGGDDRRDMRRNDRGPGGSRGLAGSGMMRERDGRGPPPRGGMAPKPGMGSGRGSGGQADGRFTTQRR, encoded by the exons ATGGTGATGGAGAAGCCAAGTCCCCTGCTTGTAGGGCGGGAGTTTGTGAGGCAGTATTACACACTCTTAAACAAAGCCCCAGATTTTCTGCACAG GTTTTATGGGAGGAATTCTTCCTATGTTCATGGAGGACTTGACCCAAGTGGGAAGCTGGCAGAAGCAGTATACGGGCAAGCG GAAATCCACAAGAAGGTCATGTCTCTGCAGTTCAGTGAATGCCACACAAAGATCAGGCATGTGGATGCTCATGCCACGCTGAGTGATGGCGTGGTGGTGCAAGTCCTTGGAGAACTGTCAAACAATGGCCAACCTATGAGGAAATTTATGCAAACGTTTGTGCTTGCTCCTGAG ggttcagtggCAAACAAATTCTACGTCCACAATGACATCTTCCGTTATGAGGACGAGGTCTTTGGCGACTCTGAAGCTGAGCTTGATGAAG AATCGGAGGAGGAAGTtgaggaagagccggaggagaGGCAGCCATCCCCAGAACCCATTCAAGAAAGCCCAAACAGCAGCTACTATGAAGCTCACCCTGTCAC GAATGGAGTAGAAGAGCCCATGGAGGAGCCAGCTCCAGAACCAGAGCCGGAGCCTGAACCAGAGCCTAAAGTAGAGGAGATAAAACCTGAAGTAGATGAGAAGGGTATGGATGAAATGGAGGAGAAGGCACCATCTCCAGCACCTGTGGAGTCACCACCACACACCCAGGAGCCTCCCAAG CCCAGAGTTGAAGCCAAGTCGGACACACAGACAGCACCTCTTCGCCCCAGAGACCAACGCACACGTGATAGACCCACCTTTACTCAGCGTGGTCCAAGACCTG ATGGTGTTGCATCTTCAGATACACAATCGGGGAAACCACACTTGAGCTTTGTTAACAAAG GTGGCAGAGACTCAGAGACTGGTGATATTGACAGCAGACGGATTGTTCGGTACCCTGACAGCCATCAGCTTTTTGTTGGCAACCTCCCACATGACATTGATGAGATAGAGCTCAAAGAGTTCTTTATGA cgtATGGAAATGTGGTGGAGCTGCGAATCAACACCAAGGGAGTTGGCGGAAAGCTGCCAAACTTCGGATTTGTGGTCTTTGACGACTCTGATCCTGTGCAAAAAATCCTGGGGGCCAAGGTAGAAGGG CCCATCATGTTTCGAGGCGAGGTGCGTCTGAATGTCGAGGAGAAAAAAACCAGGGCAGTGCGTGAGCGAGAGACCCGTGGAGGAGATGACCGCCGGGACATGAGGCGCAACGACCGGGGTCCCGGAGGTTCGCGAGGTCTCGCGGGAAGCGGCATGATGCGTGAACGCGACGGGAGAGGACCCCCACCTCGCGGCGGCATGGCGCCTAAACCCGGCATGGGTTCTGGGAGAGGCTCTGGTGGCCAAGCTGATGGCCGCTTCACAACCCAGCGTCGCTGA
- the g3bp2a gene encoding ras GTPase-activating protein-binding protein 2 isoform X4 yields the protein MVMEKPSPLLVGREFVRQYYTLLNKAPDFLHRFYGRNSSYVHGGLDPSGKLAEAVYGQAEIHKKVMSLQFSECHTKIRHVDAHATLSDGVVVQVLGELSNNGQPMRKFMQTFVLAPEGSVANKFYVHNDIFRYEDEVFGDSEAELDEESEEEVEEEPEERQPSPEPIQESPNSSYYEAHPVTNGVEEPMEEPAPEPEPEPEPEPKVEEIKPEVDEKGMDEMEEKAPSPAPVESPPHTQEPPKPRVEAKSDTQTAPLRPRDQRTRDRPTFTQRGPRPDGVASSDTQSGKPHLSFVNKGGRDSETGDIDSRRIVRYPDSHQLFVGNLPHDIDEIELKEFFMTYGNVVELRINTKGVGGKLPNFGFVVFDDSDPVQKILGAKPIMFRGEVRLNVEEKKTRAVRERETRGGDDRRDMRRNDRGPGGSRGLAGSGMMRERDGRGPPPRGGMAPKPGMGSGRGSGGQADGRFTTQRR from the exons ATGGTGATGGAGAAGCCAAGTCCCCTGCTTGTAGGGCGGGAGTTTGTGAGGCAGTATTACACACTCTTAAACAAAGCCCCAGATTTTCTGCACAG GTTTTATGGGAGGAATTCTTCCTATGTTCATGGAGGACTTGACCCAAGTGGGAAGCTGGCAGAAGCAGTATACGGGCAAGCG GAAATCCACAAGAAGGTCATGTCTCTGCAGTTCAGTGAATGCCACACAAAGATCAGGCATGTGGATGCTCATGCCACGCTGAGTGATGGCGTGGTGGTGCAAGTCCTTGGAGAACTGTCAAACAATGGCCAACCTATGAGGAAATTTATGCAAACGTTTGTGCTTGCTCCTGAG ggttcagtggCAAACAAATTCTACGTCCACAATGACATCTTCCGTTATGAGGACGAGGTCTTTGGCGACTCTGAAGCTGAGCTTGATGAAG AATCGGAGGAGGAAGTtgaggaagagccggaggagaGGCAGCCATCCCCAGAACCCATTCAAGAAAGCCCAAACAGCAGCTACTATGAAGCTCACCCTGTCAC GAATGGAGTAGAAGAGCCCATGGAGGAGCCAGCTCCAGAACCAGAGCCGGAGCCTGAACCAGAGCCTAAAGTAGAGGAGATAAAACCTGAAGTAGATGAGAAGGGTATGGATGAAATGGAGGAGAAGGCACCATCTCCAGCACCTGTGGAGTCACCACCACACACCCAGGAGCCTCCCAAG CCCAGAGTTGAAGCCAAGTCGGACACACAGACAGCACCTCTTCGCCCCAGAGACCAACGCACACGTGATAGACCCACCTTTACTCAGCGTGGTCCAAGACCTG ATGGTGTTGCATCTTCAGATACACAATCGGGGAAACCACACTTGAGCTTTGTTAACAAAG GTGGCAGAGACTCAGAGACTGGTGATATTGACAGCAGACGGATTGTTCGGTACCCTGACAGCCATCAGCTTTTTGTTGGCAACCTCCCACATGACATTGATGAGATAGAGCTCAAAGAGTTCTTTATGA cgtATGGAAATGTGGTGGAGCTGCGAATCAACACCAAGGGAGTTGGCGGAAAGCTGCCAAACTTCGGATTTGTGGTCTTTGACGACTCTGATCCTGTGCAAAAAATCCTGGGGGCCAAG CCCATCATGTTTCGAGGCGAGGTGCGTCTGAATGTCGAGGAGAAAAAAACCAGGGCAGTGCGTGAGCGAGAGACCCGTGGAGGAGATGACCGCCGGGACATGAGGCGCAACGACCGGGGTCCCGGAGGTTCGCGAGGTCTCGCGGGAAGCGGCATGATGCGTGAACGCGACGGGAGAGGACCCCCACCTCGCGGCGGCATGGCGCCTAAACCCGGCATGGGTTCTGGGAGAGGCTCTGGTGGCCAAGCTGATGGCCGCTTCACAACCCAGCGTCGCTGA
- the g3bp2a gene encoding ras GTPase-activating protein-binding protein 2 isoform X1 — protein MVMEKPSPLLVGREFVRQYYTLLNKAPDFLHRFYGRNSSYVHGGLDPSGKLAEAVYGQAEIHKKVMSLQFSECHTKIRHVDAHATLSDGVVVQVLGELSNNGQPMRKFMQTFVLAPEGSVANKFYVHNDIFRYEDEVFGDSEAELDEESEEEVEEEPEERQPSPEPIQESPNSSYYEAHPVTNGVEEPMEEPAPEPEPEPEPEPKVEEIKPEVDEKGMDEMEEKAPSPAPVESPPHTQEPPKPFSWALVTSKNLPPTGTVTSSGISPHVVKAPSSQPRVEAKSDTQTAPLRPRDQRTRDRPTFTQRGPRPDGVASSDTQSGKPHLSFVNKGGRDSETGDIDSRRIVRYPDSHQLFVGNLPHDIDEIELKEFFMTYGNVVELRINTKGVGGKLPNFGFVVFDDSDPVQKILGAKVEGPIMFRGEVRLNVEEKKTRAVRERETRGGDDRRDMRRNDRGPGGSRGLAGSGMMRERDGRGPPPRGGMAPKPGMGSGRGSGGQADGRFTTQRR, from the exons ATGGTGATGGAGAAGCCAAGTCCCCTGCTTGTAGGGCGGGAGTTTGTGAGGCAGTATTACACACTCTTAAACAAAGCCCCAGATTTTCTGCACAG GTTTTATGGGAGGAATTCTTCCTATGTTCATGGAGGACTTGACCCAAGTGGGAAGCTGGCAGAAGCAGTATACGGGCAAGCG GAAATCCACAAGAAGGTCATGTCTCTGCAGTTCAGTGAATGCCACACAAAGATCAGGCATGTGGATGCTCATGCCACGCTGAGTGATGGCGTGGTGGTGCAAGTCCTTGGAGAACTGTCAAACAATGGCCAACCTATGAGGAAATTTATGCAAACGTTTGTGCTTGCTCCTGAG ggttcagtggCAAACAAATTCTACGTCCACAATGACATCTTCCGTTATGAGGACGAGGTCTTTGGCGACTCTGAAGCTGAGCTTGATGAAG AATCGGAGGAGGAAGTtgaggaagagccggaggagaGGCAGCCATCCCCAGAACCCATTCAAGAAAGCCCAAACAGCAGCTACTATGAAGCTCACCCTGTCAC GAATGGAGTAGAAGAGCCCATGGAGGAGCCAGCTCCAGAACCAGAGCCGGAGCCTGAACCAGAGCCTAAAGTAGAGGAGATAAAACCTGAAGTAGATGAGAAGGGTATGGATGAAATGGAGGAGAAGGCACCATCTCCAGCACCTGTGGAGTCACCACCACACACCCAGGAGCCTCCCAAG CCTTTCTCCTGGGCTTTGGTAACGAGTAAAAACCTGCCTCCTACTGGCACAGTCACCTCTTCTGGAATATCACCACATGTTGTTAAAGCTCCAAGTTCACAG CCCAGAGTTGAAGCCAAGTCGGACACACAGACAGCACCTCTTCGCCCCAGAGACCAACGCACACGTGATAGACCCACCTTTACTCAGCGTGGTCCAAGACCTG ATGGTGTTGCATCTTCAGATACACAATCGGGGAAACCACACTTGAGCTTTGTTAACAAAG GTGGCAGAGACTCAGAGACTGGTGATATTGACAGCAGACGGATTGTTCGGTACCCTGACAGCCATCAGCTTTTTGTTGGCAACCTCCCACATGACATTGATGAGATAGAGCTCAAAGAGTTCTTTATGA cgtATGGAAATGTGGTGGAGCTGCGAATCAACACCAAGGGAGTTGGCGGAAAGCTGCCAAACTTCGGATTTGTGGTCTTTGACGACTCTGATCCTGTGCAAAAAATCCTGGGGGCCAAGGTAGAAGGG CCCATCATGTTTCGAGGCGAGGTGCGTCTGAATGTCGAGGAGAAAAAAACCAGGGCAGTGCGTGAGCGAGAGACCCGTGGAGGAGATGACCGCCGGGACATGAGGCGCAACGACCGGGGTCCCGGAGGTTCGCGAGGTCTCGCGGGAAGCGGCATGATGCGTGAACGCGACGGGAGAGGACCCCCACCTCGCGGCGGCATGGCGCCTAAACCCGGCATGGGTTCTGGGAGAGGCTCTGGTGGCCAAGCTGATGGCCGCTTCACAACCCAGCGTCGCTGA
- the g3bp2a gene encoding ras GTPase-activating protein-binding protein 2 isoform X2, which translates to MVMEKPSPLLVGREFVRQYYTLLNKAPDFLHRFYGRNSSYVHGGLDPSGKLAEAVYGQAEIHKKVMSLQFSECHTKIRHVDAHATLSDGVVVQVLGELSNNGQPMRKFMQTFVLAPEGSVANKFYVHNDIFRYEDEVFGDSEAELDEESEEEVEEEPEERQPSPEPIQESPNSSYYEAHPVTNGVEEPMEEPAPEPEPEPEPEPKVEEIKPEVDEKGMDEMEEKAPSPAPVESPPHTQEPPKPFSWALVTSKNLPPTGTVTSSGISPHVVKAPSSQPRVEAKSDTQTAPLRPRDQRTRDRPTFTQRGPRPDGVASSDTQSGKPHLSFVNKGGRDSETGDIDSRRIVRYPDSHQLFVGNLPHDIDEIELKEFFMTYGNVVELRINTKGVGGKLPNFGFVVFDDSDPVQKILGAKPIMFRGEVRLNVEEKKTRAVRERETRGGDDRRDMRRNDRGPGGSRGLAGSGMMRERDGRGPPPRGGMAPKPGMGSGRGSGGQADGRFTTQRR; encoded by the exons ATGGTGATGGAGAAGCCAAGTCCCCTGCTTGTAGGGCGGGAGTTTGTGAGGCAGTATTACACACTCTTAAACAAAGCCCCAGATTTTCTGCACAG GTTTTATGGGAGGAATTCTTCCTATGTTCATGGAGGACTTGACCCAAGTGGGAAGCTGGCAGAAGCAGTATACGGGCAAGCG GAAATCCACAAGAAGGTCATGTCTCTGCAGTTCAGTGAATGCCACACAAAGATCAGGCATGTGGATGCTCATGCCACGCTGAGTGATGGCGTGGTGGTGCAAGTCCTTGGAGAACTGTCAAACAATGGCCAACCTATGAGGAAATTTATGCAAACGTTTGTGCTTGCTCCTGAG ggttcagtggCAAACAAATTCTACGTCCACAATGACATCTTCCGTTATGAGGACGAGGTCTTTGGCGACTCTGAAGCTGAGCTTGATGAAG AATCGGAGGAGGAAGTtgaggaagagccggaggagaGGCAGCCATCCCCAGAACCCATTCAAGAAAGCCCAAACAGCAGCTACTATGAAGCTCACCCTGTCAC GAATGGAGTAGAAGAGCCCATGGAGGAGCCAGCTCCAGAACCAGAGCCGGAGCCTGAACCAGAGCCTAAAGTAGAGGAGATAAAACCTGAAGTAGATGAGAAGGGTATGGATGAAATGGAGGAGAAGGCACCATCTCCAGCACCTGTGGAGTCACCACCACACACCCAGGAGCCTCCCAAG CCTTTCTCCTGGGCTTTGGTAACGAGTAAAAACCTGCCTCCTACTGGCACAGTCACCTCTTCTGGAATATCACCACATGTTGTTAAAGCTCCAAGTTCACAG CCCAGAGTTGAAGCCAAGTCGGACACACAGACAGCACCTCTTCGCCCCAGAGACCAACGCACACGTGATAGACCCACCTTTACTCAGCGTGGTCCAAGACCTG ATGGTGTTGCATCTTCAGATACACAATCGGGGAAACCACACTTGAGCTTTGTTAACAAAG GTGGCAGAGACTCAGAGACTGGTGATATTGACAGCAGACGGATTGTTCGGTACCCTGACAGCCATCAGCTTTTTGTTGGCAACCTCCCACATGACATTGATGAGATAGAGCTCAAAGAGTTCTTTATGA cgtATGGAAATGTGGTGGAGCTGCGAATCAACACCAAGGGAGTTGGCGGAAAGCTGCCAAACTTCGGATTTGTGGTCTTTGACGACTCTGATCCTGTGCAAAAAATCCTGGGGGCCAAG CCCATCATGTTTCGAGGCGAGGTGCGTCTGAATGTCGAGGAGAAAAAAACCAGGGCAGTGCGTGAGCGAGAGACCCGTGGAGGAGATGACCGCCGGGACATGAGGCGCAACGACCGGGGTCCCGGAGGTTCGCGAGGTCTCGCGGGAAGCGGCATGATGCGTGAACGCGACGGGAGAGGACCCCCACCTCGCGGCGGCATGGCGCCTAAACCCGGCATGGGTTCTGGGAGAGGCTCTGGTGGCCAAGCTGATGGCCGCTTCACAACCCAGCGTCGCTGA